The Oceanicaulis alexandrii DSM 11625 genomic interval AGCTCTGCGGGCGCAGATCGAGAATGTAGAACTTGTTGATCCACGGCGGGGCGATCAGCAAGGGTCGCTTGCGAACCTGCTCCGTCACCGGTTCGTACTGGATCAGTTCCATCACCCGGTTGCGATAAACCACCTGGCCAGGCGTCGTGGCGAGGTCCTTGCCGACTTCAAAGCCCGTCATGTCGGTCTGGCTGAGCGCCAGGCGGCCGTCGCCGCGTTCCAGGTCTTCCACCAGACGCATCAGGCCGCGCGTCAGGTTTTCGCCCTTTGTCTTGACGATTTCTTCCAGCACCTCGGGGTTGGTGAGGGCGAAATTGGTCGGGGCGAGGGCGTCCACCAATTGCTGGGTGAGAAACTGGACCTTGCGTTTGGTCGCTTCATCAACCCCTTTGGCGCCTTCCACCAGACCCATCAGAAATCTCTGATTGAGCAGATAGGACTGCTTCATGGCGTCAAACAGCGGATGATCGCGCCAGGCGTCAGATTTCCAGCGCTTGTCAGCGGGGTCAGGCGTGATCACCGGATCCGACGCTTCACCGCTCATCATCCGGCGTGTGGCGTTCGACCACAGATCCAGATACCCGGCATAGAGGTCTGCCTGGGACTGCATGAGCAATTCAGGGTCAGACAGGATATGCTCCCAGGTGTTCAGCACCTCTGGATTGGCGTGAAGCGGGTCGGCCTGAGGCATCATGGACGGATCGCCTTCCAGCGACCGGCGCACGCGCTCACTCAGGAGCTTCTGACCGCTCAAGGAGGCCTTGAGCACATTGCGAGAAATTTCGTCCAGCTTCTCCAGATACGCTTGAGGCATATGGCTCAGGAGTTCGTCCTGCTGATCGGGCTGCGGCGGTTTCGGAGCATCGGCTGAAGTCTTGCTCTTGGCTTTCGCCGCAGAGGCTTTGGGAGCCCGCTTGGTCGTCGGCTTTTTCGCCTTCGAGACGGACGCTTTCGGAGTCGATGTCTTTTTCGGTTCGGCTTGCGATCCGTCAGAGGACTTGGAAGATGATTTGCGCGTTGTCATTCGCCCGGACTCCTTACAGTGGGTGACAGCCACGGGACAAAGCGTATAGAAAGCCACGACCGCGTCCACCGGTCAGGAGGTCGCTGGAAGGCCATGACACTGAAAAAAGCATTTCTTCTTCTGTCATCCATGCTGCTCACCGGCTGCATGATGGCGCCAGCCCACCAGGATCCTCGCTGGACCGATGACGCTTTGGCGGCGCAACCGGCCCATGCTGCGCCTGTTTTCGTGCCGACGCTGCGCCTGTCCGAGGATGAACGCACCGATTTGCACCTGCACGAAGCCGATGTGCTGCAAAGCGGTCTCGCTGTCCTGGAGGCCGGCCAGGCGCTGCGCGGTCCCGACCCTGATTCTGAACGTTACGCCGCTGAACAGCGCGCCCGCACCCAACCGCCGCAATAAACACCGATTTACTCCGGATTGCCTGAAGGAAGACTCCCCATGTCCGATGGTTTCGCCCTCGATCGTCTTGTCACCGGCGCGCTGAATGCGGCTGAAATGGCCGCTATCGCCGCCTCCGCCCTTGTGGGACGAGGCGACAAGATCGCCGCCGACCAGGCCGCTGTGGACGCCATGCGCACCGGGTTGAATGCGACCGAGATGAAAGGCCGTATCGTCATCGGCGAAGGCGAGCGCGACGAAGCGCCCATGCTGTATATCGGCGAGGAAGTGGGAACGGGCGAGGGGCCTGAAATCGACATCGCCCTGGATCCGCTCGAAGGCACAAGCCTGACCGCGAAAGGCATGGCGAACGCTCTGGCCGTTCTGGCGCTGGCTCCGCGAGGCGGCCTCTTGAACGCGCCAGATACCTATATGGACAAGATCGCCATCGGCGCGGGCTATCCTGAAGGCGTCATCGATCTGGACGCCAGCCCGGCGGACAATGTCAAAGCGTTGGCGAAAGCCAAGGGCGTCGCTCCGTCTGACATGACCGCATGCGTGCTGGATCGCGAACGCCATGAAGACATCATCGAGTCGATCCGCTCGACCGGCGCGCGCATCAACTTCATTACGGATGGTGATGTGGCGGGTTGCATCAACGCTGCCGATCCTGACGGCGAGGCGGACATTTATATCGGTCGCGGCGGCGCGCCTGAAGGCGTCTTGAGCGCAGCGGCCCTGAAATGCCTGGGCGGTCAGATGCAAGGGCGTTTGTACTTCCGAACGGACGACGAACGTGAACGCGCGAAACGCGTCGGGATCGCTGATCTCGATCGCAAATATGATCTCAAAGAGCTGGCGTCTCAGGATTGCCTGTTCATCGCCACGGGCGTGACCCATGGCGAAATGGTCTCCGGCGTCACCTTCGGCCCCGGGTATGTGGAGACACAATCTCTCGTCTTCTCGTCCGCTTCCGGGATGCGCCGCGTCATCACCACCCGGCGGCCGCATCAGTCTTGAGCCCGATGTCCGCCGAGCCGCTTTTTGGCGTCCGCCAGTCTCTGGCCGGGCGGACCTGGCGGTTGAAAGCGGCTGACGACGCAGCCATACAAGCGATCACCCGCGCTACGGGCGTCTCTGACGCTCTGGCGCGGCTGATGGCGGCGCGCGGACTGACCGCAGACGCCGCCCCGGCCTTCCTCGCCCCCAAACTCCGCGACAGCTTTCCCGATCCGACCAGCCTGAAAGGCATGGACGAAGCCGCGGTGCGCATCTGGGACGCTGTCGAGGCGGGCGATCGGATCGCGCTGTTCGCAGATTATGACGTGGACGGCGCCACCTCCGCCGCTCAGCTGGGCGGCTGGCTGCGGGCTTTGGGCGCAGAACCCATCATCTACGTGCCAGACCGGATTGAGGAAGGCTATGGCCCGAACGCTCCGGCGCTGAAACATCTCAAAGAACAAGGCGCTCGACTGGTCATCACGCTCGATTGCGGGGCGGCGTCCGTCGGGCCGTTGACGGCGGCGCACAAGATGGATCTGCCCGTTGTGGTGATTGATCACCACCTGATGGACGGCGAGATCCCCCCGGCGGATGCGCTGGTGAACCCCAATCAGCCGGGCGATGCGTCCGGATGCGGGCATCTGGCGGCGGCGGGCGTGACGTTCGTGCTGCTGGCGGCGCTAAACCGGGAAGGGCGCAAACGCGGCGCTTTCAAGGATCAAGCTGAACCCAATATTCTCGATTTTGCCGACCTGGCCGCGCTTGGAACGATCTGTGACGTGGTGCCGCTGACGGGTGTGAACCGGGCGATCGTCACCCAGGGACTGAAAGTGATGAGCGCGTGGACGCGTCCCGGCATGGCGGCCTTGGCGGCCGCTGCGGGCGTTACAGGGCCGGCCTCGCCCTATCATGCGGGTTTCCTGCTGGGGCCGCGCATCAATGCGGGTGGTCGCGTGGGGCAGTCTGATCTCGGCGCGCGCCTGATGATGACGACCGATCCAGCGGAAGCCGCTCATATCGCCCAGACTCTGGATGCCCTCAATGCGGAACGCCGGGCCATTGAATCCGATGTCCTGGAGCAGGCGCAGACCCAGGTCGAAGCGCAATCCATTGCAGATGACACGTCTATCCTCGTCGCGTCCGGCGATCACTGGCATCCCGGCGTCATCGGCATTGTGGCGGGCCGGATCAAGGAACGCTTCAACCGTCCCGCCATCGTCATCGGCATTGATCCTGAAACCGGTCTTGGGAAAGGCTCCGGCCGATCCTGCGCCGGGGTCAATCTGGGCGGCGCGGTTGCAGCGGCGCGTGAAGCGGGACTGCTGGAAGCGGGCGGCGGTCACGCCATGGCCTGCGGCCTGACGATCCAGGCGTCGCGAATCGGTGAGCTGACTGAATTTCTCTCTGAAACACTCAAGGATGAATGGGCGAGGGCGGATGAAGCGCGCACCTATCAGGTGGACGCCGTCGTCAGCCCCTCCGCTGTCAGTTTTGAGTTCTGC includes:
- the phaC gene encoding class I poly(R)-hydroxyalkanoic acid synthase, whose amino-acid sequence is MTTRKSSSKSSDGSQAEPKKTSTPKASVSKAKKPTTKRAPKASAAKAKSKTSADAPKPPQPDQQDELLSHMPQAYLEKLDEISRNVLKASLSGQKLLSERVRRSLEGDPSMMPQADPLHANPEVLNTWEHILSDPELLMQSQADLYAGYLDLWSNATRRMMSGEASDPVITPDPADKRWKSDAWRDHPLFDAMKQSYLLNQRFLMGLVEGAKGVDEATKRKVQFLTQQLVDALAPTNFALTNPEVLEEIVKTKGENLTRGLMRLVEDLERGDGRLALSQTDMTGFEVGKDLATTPGQVVYRNRVMELIQYEPVTEQVRKRPLLIAPPWINKFYILDLRPQSSMIRWLTEQGFTVFLISWVNPDASMKDVTFQDYIKEGLFQSLEVIEEVTGEHQVDTVGYCIGGTMLGTALAWMAVEHDDRIASATFFAAQHDFKLAGDLLVFADEEWIAEISRLMDAQGGVLDGRTMADTFNMLRSNDLVWSFVIKNYLLGREPQAFDLLYWNADQTRMPKALHLFYLNAFYRQNLLAEGKLELDGHLLNMKDVQIPIFMQASQKDHIAPADSVYRSARLFGGPVEYMMAGSGHIAGVVNHPDAQKYQHWINTKLPETREDWMKDAVEYPGSWWPHWRDWLLALSDEQVPARQPGGGVREPLCPAPGEYVKVRS
- the glpX gene encoding class II fructose-bisphosphatase, coding for MSDGFALDRLVTGALNAAEMAAIAASALVGRGDKIAADQAAVDAMRTGLNATEMKGRIVIGEGERDEAPMLYIGEEVGTGEGPEIDIALDPLEGTSLTAKGMANALAVLALAPRGGLLNAPDTYMDKIAIGAGYPEGVIDLDASPADNVKALAKAKGVAPSDMTACVLDRERHEDIIESIRSTGARINFITDGDVAGCINAADPDGEADIYIGRGGAPEGVLSAAALKCLGGQMQGRLYFRTDDERERAKRVGIADLDRKYDLKELASQDCLFIATGVTHGEMVSGVTFGPGYVETQSLVFSSASGMRRVITTRRPHQS
- the recJ gene encoding single-stranded-DNA-specific exonuclease RecJ — encoded protein: MSAEPLFGVRQSLAGRTWRLKAADDAAIQAITRATGVSDALARLMAARGLTADAAPAFLAPKLRDSFPDPTSLKGMDEAAVRIWDAVEAGDRIALFADYDVDGATSAAQLGGWLRALGAEPIIYVPDRIEEGYGPNAPALKHLKEQGARLVITLDCGAASVGPLTAAHKMDLPVVVIDHHLMDGEIPPADALVNPNQPGDASGCGHLAAAGVTFVLLAALNREGRKRGAFKDQAEPNILDFADLAALGTICDVVPLTGVNRAIVTQGLKVMSAWTRPGMAALAAAAGVTGPASPYHAGFLLGPRINAGGRVGQSDLGARLMMTTDPAEAAHIAQTLDALNAERRAIESDVLEQAQTQVEAQSIADDTSILVASGDHWHPGVIGIVAGRIKERFNRPAIVIGIDPETGLGKGSGRSCAGVNLGGAVAAAREAGLLEAGGGHAMACGLTIQASRIGELTEFLSETLKDEWARADEARTYQVDAVVSPSAVSFEFCEALSAAAPYGAGNPEPRFAFSSLRRSYAQRVGTDHVRFTFESPGGGRLTGISFRTADGPMGQALLNGPDGLWHVAGKLKAEDNRYGRKAELHLEDLAKAD